In Prionailurus bengalensis isolate Pbe53 chromosome D4, Fcat_Pben_1.1_paternal_pri, whole genome shotgun sequence, the DNA window GGCTGAAACAGCATCGCATCACATGCCATGCACAACACCCCTTTTACCAGTTCAGAagttcagaatatatatataatgaattccAACCCTAAACTGGAGTTTTAGAAACATTATGGCAATTGTTCCCCTTCCTAGTGGTCCTCACCAGGCAGCCGCGACTGTCCCTAGAGACAGGGAACACCTGAAAATTTAATGTGTAAACAATGtagttaaaataatttcacaatcTCCTAACAGAAAGGCGTAGCTGGGAAGTCAAacgtagataaaaaaaaaaaactcaaaacagcACAAAGGTCCAGACCACTTAGCGTGGGGGTAGGTGTGACCTGAAGGCACATTATACCACAGAAATTACTGATAAGATGCATTTACTGAGCTTATACTTAGTAGggaaaagtttatttgagaaaaaccattttaaaaaatattttgcaattaaGCTATCTGGAAAATTAACTTATCTGGAACTCTTCTTGACCAAAGACGGATAAATGAAGGACCTACAAAGTTAACAGGTGAAGGTGCTACAGTCAAAGCAGAGTGCTCAATGGTTAGCAACAGTGACAAGCCTGAACCACAGAAAAGTTGTGCCAATAACCCTAACCCAACCACAGCAGAAGACCAAATAGaatggacttaaaaaaacaaacaactttattCCAAACAGAATTACCAAAAGAAGAATGTTAACTCTAACACATTTAACAGATTTCATTTAAACTCAGTCACAAAACtcaaaatatcaaacaaaaacaGCTTTGTGTGCTTAACCACTTTTCatcatgaaactttaaaaaaagggacaCGTGGAGAGTCCCCCACAATTTGGGAGTCACTTAGGCaagcaaatatttactattaagcaaaaatgacagtattaaaaatgaaaagtcctCAAGTTTAAAGAGAATgcctgttcaagtctttaatatgcatttatatgCACATGAGAAAACAGTATCTTAATTTAAAGGAAATCAAGTCTCAGGGCTCACCCTTTCTTCACATGTGATGGCCTGTCTCGCCTTCATTTTGACTGCATACCCCTCACTACACAGTTTCATCTGCACTGACCTGCCATTTCCAGCAGTGTGATCGGCTGACCCGCTCCACACATCCTGTGTGCCACCCACGATTCCCTTACATGTTTGCACAGCACTAGAGGAGTATTACCCCTGTCATCGAGCTAGGAAAGTTCAGGTCTCCAAAGATGATTCTATATACACAATTCTGTTTTATTGCACAGTTTACAATATACAGCAGGTAATTACATAACCAACCATAAGGTAAGAAGAATATTGATTATTGAGACAAAAACATCAACTGTCTCCAACCACAAATGAAACAAAGACACACAAACCTGTCACCATATAAAGGTGGCGTTTCCTCTGTGATGCAGTCCTAAGGGCTCATACCACTCCTAAGTGTGTTAAATACAGAATCCGTAACATATTCCTGGTGGCATCAGAGCTGAAGTATGGGAGGCAGGACCGGAAGGGCCCTGGGCTCATAAGGCATCTGTGCCACCTATGTAACAAAAAGGCCACTTTTAAAGCTCTTCAGATAGTTATTCAATCATGTTtgccttttcaaaattattactaGTTCATACTGAAGATAAAAAAGCAATAGTTAGAATCTCTTATTAATAACACTTTGACTTCTTTTAAAGTTCAGACAAAGCTGTTGGCTACCACAAGCAAGttctgctgaattttgtcaaatttaaaAGGTCTATAGGACAACACGAAACCATCCCTGGTAATGTATTTGCAGTTTGGTCTTCAGAAGCTGtaaaaagtgacaaagaaatccaaatatattaggagttaaaaccattaaaaatatttattgtttttaaatgccaCAAGTTTGAGACTGCAGAAACCAAAGCATCCCCTTTCAAATTCTCACTTCACTTCTATTTCACAAAAGTGCTTCAGAACTTGGTTATCCATCACCTTACTGGAGTGTATAGACAAAAGGAAGCCCATTCCCAGAGCATGGCCCCAGGCTGACTCACCTGCCACATGCTGAGCACCTACACACACCCATCAGTGCTCCAGCACCAGTGCCTTTGTCATTCATGCCCCCAAATCCAACCCGCTACAAAGCCAGACTCCATTCAATAAGCCAAAGATGCTACTCACGTTTATTCGGTGTCAAATCCTTGTTTTCTGAAATCCTCACATCTGCATCTTGGTTTTCAAAGTAAACTGCCATTTCCAACACAACATTTCCAAACAGGGCTGTTGGAAAGCTACTGGGCCTCATTACTGCCTGGCAAATGCTTGATAATGCTTCCCAATCCTTTAAGGTTGGAAGGATGCTTATGTGACCAGCCATATTGCATTTAGAGGTAAACATCTCTTTTGGACTATCTGCCCAGAAACTGAGTAAACTACCAGCTGAGACCCTGATTTTGTTTTGGTCAGTGTATGCACATATTCATATGCAGTTACCCAGAATGAGGAAAAACTGGTAATAAGAAACTTAACTACTCTGCCATGTCAGATGCTGGCAAGCAATCTTAACTACATATTTACAGAtggggatttttaaaagattgataaaCCACTTTTCTAGGATGTTTCAGGTTTTACTAGTTATTCAATTGGTAAATAGGAGGCATTTTGCCTTACTGATCAGGGcataagatttaaaaatctgattCCTTCAACAAGTTTTTCTCTGTTATGTAGGGGATGAGTATGCTACCCAGCTATTACCAACTTCTAGCATTTAAAATGAACCTTCTAAATATCTTGATTTAGATTTTATCACCTCAAATGGCTTTAATGATAAAATGGTAAAACTGGGTTcccaaaatgtaaaaatcctaaTAGAAGTCTCCATTTccaagagtaaaataaaaaagacaactaaCACTCTGGGGTGAAAGCTatcctgagggttttttttctttctcttctgtaacaCTTAGAAACCAGGAGGGAAAAATCTAGAGTCCCATTAACAGACTTCCAAAATTCAATATTATgcaagtatttatcttttttttttttttttaaggagagttCAAGAGAACAGGATACTTGAATATGAGAAACTAGGACTCAAAGTGAAAATATTCCCCGAACTCCCACAGCTCTTCACTAAGTTGGCAACAATTAATCAAAGAACTAAACTAACCAGAGTTTGATCCATACGCAATTCATGTGAAATTTCTTCACAGGATCAAACAGCTGTGACGAAATGTAAGTCTCCCCATCTTTTGGCaatgaaataagtgaaattaacATAAGGGCATTCGAAGGGTTTAAGGTCACATTCAGAACTAAACAACACTTTCCAACTCAGAAAGCAAAATGGGAGCTTTCACCTGCTGCTTGGGTCTGCCCTACTGTGTCTGAATAGTCTGGATGATGACCATCCCAACATGTACTTAGTTTCAAAACTAACACAAGCGATTTATCATGAAAAGCCTGCATCTAATaagctgtttttctcttctctgtcctaCCATGTTATATGCTGATGTTTAACGAATATTACCCTTTGCAACTcctaaaagcagagaagaaagccTGAGAATTCACAGGGCTCTAAGAGCCTTTTCTCTGGCTGGTCATGGCCACTGATGTTTCAATACAGAAGGTTTAAAGACTTTTGGAGAAAAGaaccatatcttggctattagcTTTCCTTGTCAAAAGCCATCAGATAGATAGCTATTAACCAGGCAATTAGCCTAAAGTTCTTAGATAAtgattacaaaacaaaaccaaaaaccccttAAATTTTCCTATTAGaaccttttattctgaatttgtTGGTGCTGAAGGAAAACAGCTCTGCCCCATAATTCATTGTGCCCTGAACTTACGACAACAACCTGTATTTGGTCAATTAGGAACAAAGCCAAACTACATTCTTCTTAGGTCTATGCAGTTAATAAATGGCACTTAACTGGTTTCTTTCAAATCATCTTTAACAAGAACTCATAAGTCGCATTGATTATACCCCAAGAGATGAGGGACCGATGGTAATTCAGGTGAGCACCTCTGAAAAGATTTGTCAGCTTTCTGTCTCGTTCTAGCCagattttttggaacaccttggGAGAAGACTGAAACTCTCCACCAATCTGAGACTGCATGCGAGTTTTTACAACATTAACTGGAAAAAACAAGATTCCCAACATGGCACCCAACAGACCTCCACAGATAAAATCATTGACCAAATGAGCGCTGTGGGTGGTTGCGGTAGGCAGATGCTCCTTAATGGGGCCACGAAGGCCAAAGAAAAGGACATTGCTGAATCCATTACGGAAAAGAACAGGTACCAAGCCtcgataatattctcttattccATGGCATCTGAGTGCCTTGAAAGCCTGGTAAGTGTTTGTAAATTTGTCATGATGCCTGTGGTCTTGAAGCAATGTCTGAACTCTTTCCAAGGGAGTAAAAATTGCTTCTGTTGTCCCTGCAAGTACCGCTGCCACACTACGGGTTGCAAACTCAGGGGGACTGATGTGCTTCCGGAGAAGACAGGATAAGTCCTCATACAGACCGAACATAAGCGCCAGCGTGGTGGTCTTCTGCAACAGTGGGGGAAGGATTCCGCGGTATAAGTTTCGAAAGCCATCCCTCCTCAGCTGAAGCACTGCGTCCCGGGTTTTGATTCCGTACAGCTGCTGCCGAAAGAGCACCTTCTGAATGGGAAATGTGATTGCTACATTGTTGAAAGCTGCACAGCAGCCGCACAGATAATGCTTCATTTCACCTACATTTGCAATGTGAGGTGACAGGTCTTGTTTGGAAGATGTCAGGATGGGCGGCCTCTTTTCATGAGCTTCTGAATCCACCATGTTGCTTAAGATCTTTCTTCTTCATGAAGGATATTTTTAACctacaaataacaaaatgacaataggTAACCATTATATATAGGGCTAAACATGTGCAACTTTTCCTTGACCCTTTTAACTTCTGTAACACTATTACATTTCCGTTTTAGACTGGATGAGTAGTTGGTACAGTACTTGCCGAGGGCCCCTGGAGGTCCCGGACACCCTTGCAAGGGTCCACAAGGTCTTTCCTTTTCCAGCCACTTATCTATGGGAAGTGGGATTTTCTGCTTATACTTCAACTAGAACAACTTCTCACAAAAGACACAAAGTAGACGCAGAGATGAGACTACACCCACCTTTTATGCCCTCTCTTTTACACAGACCTGCAATACTGTCAAACACTCTCTCCTCATTAAGTTGTTTTGGAAAcagttatttttcatgaaaacatgTTATCCATATTAACGTGCAATGGGTTTATCAttgatattttaaagtgaatatttaaaaattttgtttttgtttctaagacCATAAATAACTAATCCACATAAACAAGCACTCACATAAATAATCCACATAAATAGGGCCCACAATAATTTTTAAGCATAAAGGGGTCCTGAGacaccaaaaagtttgagaactccTGGACTAGTTCACATGTGCCATAAACTACGTAATGATACATACCATTATCcttctgaaaaaaattcaaagtcctccattgagaaataaaatatcaaaacacGCATTCATTCTGTTCACTAACACTTACTTATTGGTGTCTAATCTGAACTAGGCCCTCTACAAATTGCTAGAGATTCAAAAGCAAGGAACTCatgggttgcctggctggctcagtcagtagagcatctgactcctgatctcagggtgggaagttcaagccccacagcgggcATGGAGCCTAACTTAAAAAAACGAACAAAACCATAACCAGACAAACAAAGCAAGGAGCTCACAATTTAACAGGAGACTGCCAAGGAAAACAAATACACCAGAGCATAAATATCTTGCTATAGATAAGGGACACTGAGCATGCACTTTGGGGGGTAGAGGCTGGAAGAACAGGGTCACGGAAGGCCTGCAGGTATGTACTATACACtgcattttcatgtatttaattctcaaaacaattcCATCAAGTAAACATTTTCCAGGTTTTACCAATGAAATAACCAATATTCTTTGTCCGAGGTACGGAAAGTAACTGGTGAAGCTGGCATCCTAAGTCTGATTCCAGAGTTCATGCTCCTGCTATCATACCACAGGATAACAAGGACTTTGGGAGGCTGCCCTGGACAAAAAGTGGCTATATATGACCGCTGAAGAAGATGTGAAGCCTAAATATAAAGGCTTAGCCCACTGAGTAAAACTAAGGTAAGGCCCTCCCTCAAGAACGCACCTGCTTCCTTAAAGTGGCAAGACCATCCCTTGCCAGTCATTTAAGTCTGATTTTCCCAAAAGGATCCAGATAGTTGGACCATCCAGAACAAACCCACAGCTTAGAAATAATCTTCACTGGGGAACTAGAtggcaattttatattttacattaataggctaaaaaaaattttttttaaatactttatttttttaagcgatctctgtacccaacatggggctgaaactcataaccccaagatcaaaagttgcatgttccaccgactgagtcagccaggcacctccaCAGGCAAAATACTTTTCAATTGGTTTTAATTCCTCAACAGTATGAGACCACATTTATGAGGCTAGTCAACAAACCattaaataacccaattaaaaaataagcaaaggacttAAACCAGcaatttctccaaaggagatataaaaaaagatacaggagACTCCACCCATCTTTCAAGCCAGGCGTGAGAGATACTTACAAAACTGTGAAACATACTCAGATGCCAGcaggcatgtgaaaagatgcttgacatctaaatcatcagagaaatgcaaatcaaaaccacaatgagatcatctcacccattaggatggctactctTCAAAAAACCTCAGAAAGTAAGTGTTGGTAGAGCTGCGAACCcccatgcactgctggtgggaatgcaatatGCTGTAGCCACTAAACCAGTATGGCATTTctccaaaaagtaaaaacagaacatAGGAGTCAGCAGTCCCACTTCTAGGTATGTATCCCTAAGAACTGAAAGCCAGTTCCAAGAGGTATGCACATATCCACACCCACAGCAGGGCTATTCACAACAGACGAAGCAGCACaatgtccactgatgaatggtAAACAAGACGTGGTGCAtacatacgatggaatactatgcggcattaaaaaggaaggaaatcttgtcacaTGCTACtacatattaagtaaaaaaaaaaaaaaagtcagaaaaggacaaatatatatacttatataagtgattccacttatataaagtagtcaaattcagagagacaaagcagaacGTTGGTCAGCAGGGGCTTGGGGAAGGGGGAACACTGAGTTACTACTTAATGGGTATAGATGCCGTTCTGTTAGACGATAAAGTTCTGGAGATTTGTTCTGTAACAGtataaatatacttaacattattgaactgtatacttaaaattgcTTAGGATAGTAAATttcataatgtgtttttttaccacacacataaaaacactACATGTAAGGATTttaatggtaaataaataaaaaaacaaactggcTAGATAAACcatctagggtttttttttttttttttatgtttattcattcttgagaaaaagagagcgagcaggggcggggcagagagagggagacacagaatccaaggcaggctccaggctctgagctgtcagcacagagccccgtgtggggctcgaacccatcaactgtgacatcatgacctgagctgaagtcagacacctaaccaactgagccacccaggtgaccctcttttctatattttttcaagttaaatTTGTGTCAATCTATTCAACTGTTTTCAAAAGATGAGATGACAATAATGAAGCTCTAATTAGAATAACAAAAGGCCAACAGTGACAGACCAATGAGACAAAGTTTCAAAGTAACCAAATTACTATCTCTCTCTGAGGATCAGTTTCCACACTTACAACTGAAGCCAATGTCATCCACCATGCACAATCCAAGTGAAAGTCAACTAAAGAGTCTTAACCCCAATGCTGGGGACACAGTGAATAATGCACTGAGGGTCTAGTCAACAAATGTCAGCCTTCCCACTGGTTTCCTCCctaaatttttaataacaatgttttttgtgtttgtttcattCAGACTTCTAGGAGAACACTGTCAAGATGactttaatttacttttgttgGGAAGTTCTTCTTTACTGATTTTAAACTGGCCTCTTAGCATACTATGAAAACTAAATTCAACCAACTTATTCAATTCCTTCCATGTTCAGGCACTGCCCTACGTGTCAGAGACTAGAAATAAGCAAGAACCCTGGCCTCAGGGCAGATAAGACATGCAGACAATTAGACAGCAGTGTGATGAATGCCAAGTGCAGAAATAGACACAAGGTACATAAAGGCCCCACAGAGGAAGGGGTCATCATTAACTAGCAGTCTGACAGGGCAGGACAGGACATGTGGGCAAATAGGGTGAAGCACCTTCAGCCAAAGAAGGCAGCACAGGCTAAGGTGTAGGTCCTGTGTCAAAGGAGCAGCAGTATCACATTCTGGAGGAATTATTCCAGTATGTTCTGCTAGAGCACCGTGTGGGTAGAAGATGGGTGGGTGGCAGTGGAAAAAAGAAGCAGGCTTGGACCGGTATTATCAGAGACCCTCAGGAAGATTCCAAGACCCTCTGACACTACGGAGTACGATTTTTCCCTTTCTCATGCGAAGCAAATGGAAAACAAGCAATTTTCCTTCACCAGCGTCTGTGTCTTCCCACGAGATAGactacactaaaaagaaaatgtaacactGAACCTTTGGCCCAAAGTCTCTTCGTTTTGGAGTTCCAGTTGGCTTGCTCCATGCTTCTATTAGAAAAGATAAACTTGCCCTCAGCTGAGAAAAACTGTGACACCACTGCAGGCCCAAACTCTGCCATTAAGGAGGGTCCTAAAAGGGGTCAGGAAACTTTTCTTGCCACTACATCCCCTGGTTCCACTGACAGAAAATGACAGTGCCAGGGGCACAATCTCTCACTGTCCACCCACAGGGGAGCCACACCATCCCCCTCAGGCAGGGGCACTGGAAGGAGCGGAAATGCATCTGAATGCTGCTTAGCTACATGGTCTATCCGTTTAAAGGGGCAGTAAAATCTGTTCCACTGCAATGTAAATAGAGTAAGGCCTGGTTCAGAGAGaggaattatttctaattttggcAAGTATGAAAACAGTTAAACTATGAAGTCACCTGTATGTTCGACAGAGAGAGGCCACATTCCTTGGAGTTGGGCTGCTTGTAGATccaataaaacaacaaatgaaatcatttaaacggaaattcacaaaagaaacacgtactaatttttaggaaaaaaagtacacattagaaattcaacatttaaaaaaaacttttttttttttttttaagagaaaataaagttgtaaataaactaaatagaCAGATGTCTTTCTGCTCCAGGCTCGCTGCCCTGGCTCAGGGCTCTTCAGGC includes these proteins:
- the SLC25A51 gene encoding mitochondrial nicotinamide adenine dinucleotide transporter SLC25A51, which gives rise to MVDSEAHEKRPPILTSSKQDLSPHIANVGEMKHYLCGCCAAFNNVAITFPIQKVLFRQQLYGIKTRDAVLQLRRDGFRNLYRGILPPLLQKTTTLALMFGLYEDLSCLLRKHISPPEFATRSVAAVLAGTTEAIFTPLERVQTLLQDHRHHDKFTNTYQAFKALRCHGIREYYRGLVPVLFRNGFSNVLFFGLRGPIKEHLPTATTHSAHLVNDFICGGLLGAMLGILFFPVNVVKTRMQSQIGGEFQSSPKVFQKIWLERDRKLTNLFRGAHLNYHRSLISWGIINATYEFLLKMI